GCGCACCTGAAGGCCGAGTTCAAGGCCATCAACCCGCAAGGCCTGGTGCCGGCGCTGGCGCTCGACGACGGCCGGATGCTGATCCAGTCGCCGGCCATCATCGAGTGGCTGGAAGAGCGCCACCCGAGCCCGGCGCTGCTGCCCGCCGACCCGGAAGACCGCGCCCGCGTGCGTGCGCTGGCGGCGATCGTCGGCTGCGACATCCACCCGATCAACAACCGCCGCATCCTCGAGACGCTGCGCAAGCAGTTCGGCGCCGACGAGACCACGGTCAACGCCTGGTGCGCGGCCTGGATCGGCGACGGCTTCGATGCCATCGAGGCGCTGCTGGCGGCCGATGCCAAGCGCGGTGCGTTCTGCTTCGGCGACGCGCCGACGCTGGCCGACGTCTACCTGGTGCCGCAGGTGGAGAGCGCGCGGCGCTTCAAGGTCGACCTGACGCGCTGGCCGCTGATCGCGGCGGTGGATGCGGCTTGCGGCCAACTCGAAGCGTTCCGCCGCGCCGCGCCGGCGGCGCAGCCGGACGCCTGACCGGGCCCCCGAACCGGGGACGCTGCATCGGCGACTCGCC
This portion of the Leptothrix cholodnii SP-6 genome encodes:
- the maiA gene encoding maleylacetoacetate isomerase translates to MKLYNFFRSGTSHRLRIALNLKGLTTEYVAVDLRTEAHLKAEFKAINPQGLVPALALDDGRMLIQSPAIIEWLEERHPSPALLPADPEDRARVRALAAIVGCDIHPINNRRILETLRKQFGADETTVNAWCAAWIGDGFDAIEALLAADAKRGAFCFGDAPTLADVYLVPQVESARRFKVDLTRWPLIAAVDAACGQLEAFRRAAPAAQPDA